The proteins below come from a single Ignavibacteria bacterium genomic window:
- a CDS encoding M28 family peptidase, with the protein MKQTIILLLIMSFGFISCNKHEETPKTQGPSYTLKAQVNPPQFNARNAFDETAKQVSFGPRNPGSKGHQEALYYIINEAKKYADSVQVQNFSYTGYNNQELSLTNVIAKFNPKAANRIFISAHWDTRPRAEHDTDPAKRNLPILGANDGASGVGVLLELARVLKENPVSYGVDLVFFDGEDYGQENDLGNYFLGSKYFAAQKPSDYNPAFGILLDMVGDKDAVFNKEGKSILFAPDVVNMVWNIAGKLNTKSFSEAEGNQIEDDHVPLNEAGINTIDIIDIDLVGADTPVARRNYWHSHKDTMDNISQETLQQVGSVLTYLIYSLDFNKPAV; encoded by the coding sequence ATGAAACAAACAATTATACTGTTATTAATTATGTCATTTGGTTTTATATCATGCAATAAACATGAGGAGACTCCTAAGACTCAGGGGCCATCCTATACACTTAAAGCACAGGTCAATCCCCCGCAGTTCAATGCCAGGAACGCTTTTGACGAAACTGCAAAACAGGTCTCCTTCGGACCCCGCAACCCCGGATCAAAAGGCCACCAGGAGGCCCTGTACTATATAATAAACGAAGCAAAGAAATATGCCGACAGCGTTCAGGTGCAGAACTTCAGCTATACGGGCTACAATAACCAGGAACTGAGCCTCACAAACGTTATTGCAAAATTCAACCCTAAGGCCGCAAACAGAATATTTATCTCGGCACACTGGGATACACGCCCAAGGGCAGAGCACGACACCGATCCGGCAAAAAGAAACCTCCCGATCCTTGGAGCCAATGACGGCGCCAGCGGCGTCGGGGTCCTCCTTGAACTGGCACGCGTGCTGAAAGAAAACCCCGTTAGCTACGGCGTGGACCTGGTGTTCTTTGACGGAGAGGATTACGGACAGGAAAACGACCTCGGAAATTACTTCCTGGGTTCTAAATATTTTGCCGCACAGAAGCCTTCAGACTATAACCCCGCTTTCGGAATACTGCTTGACATGGTTGGCGATAAAGATGCCGTGTTCAATAAGGAGGGAAAGTCCATTCTCTTTGCTCCTGACGTCGTTAATATGGTCTGGAATATTGCGGGAAAGCTCAACACAAAAAGCTTTTCTGAGGCAGAGGGTAATCAGATTGAAGACGACCACGTACCCTTAAATGAAGCAGGCATAAATACAATCGATATTATTGATATCGACCTTGTAGGTGCCGATACACCTGTTGCCAGGAGAAATTACTGGCATTCGCATAAAGATACCATGGATAACATTAGCCAGGAAACACTCCAGCAGGTGGGCAGCGTGCTGACCTACTTAATCTACAGCCTGGACTTTAATAAGCCGGCAGTATAG
- the dacB gene encoding D-alanyl-D-alanine carboxypeptidase/D-alanyl-D-alanine-endopeptidase: MKNLVKIPYLIVFLFLFHSLSYSQSELKIRLDALLADSMFQSTVASVNVYDLTAKSPLYQNQIKLLLKPASNMKVITTAAGLCFLGPDYKFQTLMYHTGSITDSVCTGDLYLEGRGDPDFGLLDLDTLLQSVKLLGIKEVKGNIYADVSYMDSLFWGKGWMWDDDPSTDAPYLSPLNINSNTVTVSIAPGLPGNAPIVSTIPESGYFKIKNKSYTVAGDSSTFRWDRDWLNRKNDIVLSGNLPMKSPLIANEINVYDPARYFLTLFKEKLERAGIIVLGGIDTSRVPKDAKLIYIFSRPFSQVIVNLNKTSDNLSAEMTLRAMAYKYFGKPATPENGIKMVDSLITLSGLNYKDYRIVDGSGVSHYNLVSSELLLNVLKYIYNFRPELYGILYNSFPVAGVDGSLDYRMRNTEASNNLHAKTGTLSGISSLSGYVTAKNRHVLAFSAIIQNYVGSSSRAVKILDEIGRILAESGQGASE; encoded by the coding sequence ATGAAGAATCTTGTAAAAATTCCATATCTCATAGTTTTTTTATTCCTGTTTCATTCACTTTCTTATTCCCAGTCAGAACTAAAAATTAGACTGGACGCACTCCTCGCAGACAGCATGTTCCAGTCCACAGTTGCATCGGTTAACGTGTATGACCTTACGGCAAAAAGCCCCCTGTACCAGAACCAGATTAAGCTGCTCCTGAAACCCGCTTCAAATATGAAGGTAATTACTACGGCTGCAGGACTCTGTTTTTTAGGACCCGATTACAAGTTCCAGACACTAATGTACCACACGGGCAGTATCACGGATTCAGTTTGCACCGGAGACCTTTATCTTGAAGGTAGAGGCGACCCCGATTTCGGCCTTCTGGACCTGGATACACTGCTGCAGAGTGTCAAACTTCTGGGCATAAAGGAGGTTAAGGGGAATATATATGCCGACGTGTCCTACATGGATTCCCTTTTCTGGGGAAAAGGCTGGATGTGGGATGATGACCCTTCAACTGACGCCCCGTATCTGTCCCCTCTTAACATCAACAGCAATACGGTTACGGTTAGTATAGCACCGGGACTTCCCGGCAATGCTCCAATTGTAAGCACAATTCCCGAATCGGGCTACTTTAAGATTAAAAACAAATCTTATACTGTTGCGGGCGATTCCTCAACTTTCCGCTGGGACCGCGACTGGCTTAACAGGAAAAACGACATAGTCTTAAGCGGGAACCTTCCCATGAAGTCTCCGCTGATCGCAAACGAAATTAACGTCTATGACCCTGCCAGGTACTTCCTGACACTGTTCAAAGAAAAACTTGAGAGGGCTGGAATTATTGTCCTTGGAGGAATTGATACATCCCGCGTCCCTAAGGATGCAAAGCTCATCTATATATTCAGCAGGCCTTTTAGTCAGGTAATCGTCAACCTAAATAAAACAAGCGATAACCTGAGCGCCGAGATGACCCTGAGAGCCATGGCATATAAGTATTTCGGAAAGCCCGCAACACCTGAAAACGGAATTAAAATGGTGGACAGCCTTATCACGCTTTCCGGTCTTAACTATAAGGACTACAGGATTGTAGACGGATCGGGCGTATCGCATTATAACCTCGTCAGCAGCGAACTTCTTCTGAATGTGTTAAAATACATCTATAACTTCAGGCCCGAGCTCTACGGAATTCTTTACAACTCATTCCCTGTTGCGGGCGTAGACGGTTCGCTTGATTACAGGATGAGGAATACAGAAGCCTCTAACAATCTTCACGCCAAGACCGGAACACTCAGCGGCATCAGTTCCCTTTCAGGCTACGTTACGGCAAAAAACAGGCACGTGCTCGCTTTCTCGGCCATTATACAAAATTATGTGGGAAGTTCTTCAAGGGCCGTAAAGATACTTGACGAAATAGGGCGCATACTTGCCGAATCGGGACAGGGAGCTTCAGAATAA
- a CDS encoding YchF/TatD family DNA exonuclease has translation MFVDTHAHLFYPNFNGEVEEVIERAKSSGVDYIIVPGTDIASSVEAIKLAEKYDFIYAAVGIHPHDTKEWTDSLLDDIEDLAKHDKVVAIGEIGLDYYYDFSPREKQIDALDSQIILALKLGLPVIIHNREADNDIMNILRSYKDTSLRAQIHCYSGSVQDARELVSMHHLLSFTGNVTFSKSDNIREILKHVQVENLLLETDSPFMTPVPHRGKRNEPSYVSLVAEKIAEVQNITLENVAQATSFNAFKLFGIGRRPGVSYTYRIGNSLYINVTNRCNADCIFCDRKGNAVIKGYSLRMKKSEEPPAEVYIKEIGDPSQFDEIVFCGYGEPTIRWDIVKEVARYVKEHNGKTRMNSDGHGNYINKRDITPELKGLIDTVSISLNAVDPQQYSKLMQVDPGLHAEMLDFARKARQYTNVVMTVVGLNEIDTEEAKKFVQDNVGADFRTRPYF, from the coding sequence ATGTTTGTAGATACACACGCACACTTGTTCTACCCAAATTTCAACGGCGAAGTAGAAGAAGTAATCGAAAGAGCAAAGTCCTCCGGAGTGGATTATATAATCGTCCCCGGAACGGATATTGCAAGTTCTGTTGAAGCCATAAAGCTAGCAGAAAAATACGACTTTATTTATGCCGCTGTCGGCATTCACCCCCACGACACAAAGGAATGGACCGATTCACTCTTAGATGACATTGAAGACCTGGCAAAGCACGACAAGGTTGTTGCCATCGGGGAAATAGGGCTTGATTATTATTACGACTTCTCCCCCAGGGAAAAGCAGATTGATGCCCTCGACAGCCAGATAATCCTGGCTTTGAAGCTGGGGCTTCCGGTTATAATCCATAACCGCGAGGCTGATAATGACATTATGAACATACTGAGGTCATATAAGGATACCAGCCTTAGGGCGCAGATACACTGCTATTCGGGTTCCGTTCAGGACGCACGCGAACTGGTTTCAATGCATCACCTCCTCTCCTTTACAGGCAATGTCACTTTCAGCAAATCCGACAACATAAGGGAAATCCTCAAACACGTCCAGGTTGAAAACCTGCTCCTTGAAACAGATTCACCCTTTATGACTCCCGTGCCTCACCGCGGAAAAAGAAACGAGCCTTCATACGTCAGCCTTGTGGCAGAGAAAATTGCCGAGGTGCAGAATATCACCCTTGAGAACGTGGCCCAGGCAACATCATTCAACGCCTTTAAGCTCTTCGGAATAGGACGCCGCCCCGGGGTAAGCTATACATACAGAATCGGTAATTCACTTTATATAAATGTCACTAACCGCTGCAACGCCGACTGCATCTTCTGCGACCGTAAGGGAAACGCAGTCATTAAAGGCTACAGCCTCAGAATGAAAAAGTCAGAAGAACCCCCGGCTGAAGTCTACATTAAAGAGATCGGCGACCCATCGCAGTTTGACGAGATCGTCTTCTGCGGGTATGGAGAGCCCACCATACGCTGGGACATTGTAAAGGAAGTTGCCAGATACGTAAAGGAGCATAACGGCAAAACCAGAATGAACTCAGACGGCCACGGCAATTATATAAATAAGCGCGATATTACGCCTGAACTAAAAGGCCTTATTGACACCGTCTCAATCAGCCTTAACGCAGTTGATCCGCAGCAGTATTCAAAGCTCATGCAGGTGGACCCCGGGCTTCATGCCGAGATGCTCGACTTTGCAAGAAAAGCCCGTCAGTACACCAACGTCGTTATGACCGTTGTCGGCCTTAATGAAATTGATACTGAAGAGGCTAAAAAATTTGTTCAGGATAATGTAGGCGCGGACTTTAGAACGAGACCCTATTTTTAA